The Cellulophaga lytica DSM 7489 nucleotide sequence TAGCGCGAGCGTCACGCTCGTGCCGTAAAGAGTAAGCAGAGCAACAAAACAATTTAAAAGTAAAATGAGCAGAAAATACAAAGTAGAATCTGGTTTTGTAACTAATCCTGTTGATTGGAAATATAGTAGCGCTAGAAATTACCAAAATGACCAAACCATTTTAAATATTGATATATGATTATTAGTAAAACTTTTAGTTTGTTTAACGGCACAAGCGTGACGCTTGCGCTAGCGGGGATAGATAAAATAGAAGACTGGGAAGATTTTCAGAGTTTAATGACTAGTAATACTATTTCCGAAAATCACGAAATTTTTAATTTTATTGAAGTTTACTAATTATGAAAATAAAACAATCTTTCTCTGAAATTGTATCTTTTTCACTTAAAGAGAATATTTTAATAAATATAAACGGAAATATAACAGAGCTTGATGGTAAAAAAATTGGAGAAATAAATGATGCTAGAAAATCATTTAAACTTAATAGTGATGAAATTATAATTCTTGATAGTTTAAATAAGCCTTTCTATTTATTTTCAGGTAATTTATTAATTCAAAATCAACGTATATCTACTGTAACTGATAAGTATTTTTTAACCTACTCAAAAAAGCCTAGGAGGTATGCTATTTTTGATAAACAACAAATGAATTGTTTGTTTGAAGCAAATTCGTCATTTGGAGATGTAGTTTTAAATGATTTAATTTTTTCTTACAATTCTGGGATTATTTATTGCTATAATATTTTAAGTGGAGAGTATATATTGCAATTTAATTTGAGCAATGTAGAAGACAAGATATCTTCAATTATAGAATTTTCAGGGATACATAAAAACACTCTAGTTTGCACTTTAGAAAATGGAGGTGTTTTAGGGGTAGATATTGATAAAGCAGAACAAGTGTTTTATTTTTCGAATGCTCAACTACGGTCAGGGCTATATCAAAAAGAAGAAGATTCTCCAATTTTCATAGGTTTAAAACATTGGACATATTTAGAATTAAATGCGGAAACAGGAGAACTTATAAAAAAAGTTGACTTACAGCCACAATTAAAAGTATTAGGTGATATACCTAAAGAGTCACCTTGTTGGCTTTCAATCAACACTACGAAATATGAAAATAATCTAATATATTTTTTTGCAGATAAAAATTATGTTGGTGTTTTTGACATAGAAAAAACAGAAATTATTGATTTTCATCAGTTTAATTTTCTAGATAAAAAAACAACACTAAAAAGTGGAGCGGAAAGTCTACAAATAAAAGGAAATGAAATTTATTGTTTAGACACTAATAACGACTTACATATTTTAGAAACTACCCCTCTAGCACAATCATCCAGCTCCTGCCGTAAAGAGTAAGCAGAGTAACAGCAAACAAAAAAACCACCCAAATGGTACATTCAGGTGGCATTTTACTAATTTTTAAAGTATTACTGTTTATAAAACTGTTTACTTTCTGTTCCTGGTATAGAAATAATATACATTCCAGTTTTTAAATTATCTAAAATAATAACTGCTTCTTCTGCTGTTGCATTCATCTCTTTTACAACAACACCATTCATATTCCTAACTACAAGCTTGTCTCCTTCTTTTACTCCTGCTACTTTTATTAATTCACTTGCAGGATTAGGATATACTGTTAAAACAGCTTCACTGCTTCTTAAACTAGCTGTTGTTGGTACTATTTTCCATTTTTGGTTGCCATTTCTTTTTTCATAAGTATAAGTTATTGCATTGGTATTAAGTGTTCCGTTATTACGGTCTAAACCTTGTGTTTGGCAGTGGTTAGGCAATAAGCCGTATACATTAGTTCCGTTTTCTATAACTTTCCATTGTTGGTGTTTGCCAGCAGCACTTGTATAAGTTGCTACTTGAATTCCGTTTTCACATTTAGCATAAGGCACTTCTAAAAATCTATTGTTTGCTTTGTTTTTTATAGTATATACATTATCACCTAAATGCGTAAAAATCCATTTTTGATCATCATAATTACCCGGATTTACCATTTTAGCGTTAAATGTCTCTAAGGCTCTAGACAATAATCTTTGGTTAGAAGTTACAGACTCTATAGTATACATTCCATTATCTATTAACTGAGAGGTTACTGGCGAACCTGCATCTGCTTTTCCTTTTAACAATACAATAGCAGAATAAGGAGCTACAGTTATATTTCCTGTGTAATTATTATGCTTTGCATCTACATAATCTGTAGATCCTAAACTTACAGATTTTGCCACACCTGTTGTATTTACTACAAATTTTATAAAAGTATTTGGATTTGCTGTTGCTGCTAAAGTAACCGGAGCACCCTTCCCTTTTTTCTCGTAATTAGGATATTTTGATTTAAATTCATTTAAGTTATACTCTGTATTTTGTCTGCCAGCTCTTATACTAATTTGTTTACTTCCATTAAAGGGCATACAATAATAATTACTATTTACATCTCCTAAAAAAGTATTAAAACCAGCATCTGTAATTTGGTTGGTATACCTTGCAGAAAACTGGTTTGGTTTTTTACAAAACAAAATATTATTAGTAACTGTATTATTTGTTGATTTTGCTACACTACCACCAGCACCAAAACTATTATTATAGGTAGATAGTACTAACCCATTATCACAATTATAAACCGTATTGTCTTTAATTGTATTTTTACTAGACAGGTTTGCCATTAAACCCCAGCCTACAATGTTATATACCGTATTTTCATAAATTAACTGGTTTTGAGAGTCATTATCTATGTAAATACCAGCTGTTTTAACACCTCTTCCGGCAGGTATACCTCTAATGGCACCAGGAGAATCATGTACCATATTGTTATAAATACTGTTATTTCCGTTTTTATTACCTACAGAATATATACCACCACCATCATCTTTGGTATAGCAATAATTACTAATATTGTTATACCTAATTTTTAAGTTACCACCACCAAAATTTAATGCATGATAGCCTATATCTTTAATTGTATTTTTTTCTATAATGTTAGTAGAAGATCCAGATTTACTAATAAACCTAACTCCTGTGTACCCAATAAAACCTGGCGCACCCATACCAGTACGCATACCTATATTTTGCACCTTATTATTTGTAAAAGTTAGTCCATTTATACCCTCCCAACGTATAGCAACGTTATTACTTTCTTCAAAAACAGTATTTGTTACTTTTATATTGCTTAAGGTAAAACCTAAAGACAAGTAATTATTTCCATTGTAAAAATTACAGTTTGTAATAGTTAAGTTAGAAGCACCGCTAATAGCTAGAGTCTGACTTAAACCTCCTTCTACTCTTAAATCCTGAATTTTAATATAATTGGTATTATTTAAAGCCAATGCCTCATCCCCTGCTGGTATTTCTACATTTAAATTGTTAGGGTTGCTATTGCTATACAAATACAAAACACCAGCGTTTGTATCATGTGCCCACTCACCATTTTGGTCTAGTGTATTAACGTGATTCTGAAAAAAGTATCCAAAATTGTTTTCGATATTGTTTTCAAAACCTGCACTAGGGTCTGATAAACTAAAATTTACCGTTGTACCTCCATGAGATGTCACAGTTTCTACCTTAACATTGTCATCTGTAGTTCTAATGGTAATTTCACCTCCTTTAAACCTGTTTGACGCATACGGTAAACTTGATGCTTCTGAAATAGATTTATTATTTCCTGCGTGAGATTTTATTGTTCTGTAACCACCATTTGCAGCACTAATATTAGGCTCTCTACCTATTTGTTGTGCTTGGTTGTTTAAAAATAATGATGGTATTCTGCCATTATTAACCTTGGCTAAATTTGTTTTCCAAATGTTGCCATTATGGCGTGTCCAGTTATTTATTTTTTTTGCTGCCCTAAGTATTGGTTTATTACCAGAACCATATGCTTTTAAAACTATTGCTTTACCAGACGAGCCTTTTTTACCCTTTAAATCTAAAGAGCCATAAAACACATCTCCTTTATTAAAATTAATAACATCACCAGCATTAATTTTGCTTTTTTGACTGTTTACTTTATTTATAGTTTTCCAGGGCGTAGCGGCAGATGTACCGTTATTAGAGTCGTTACCAGAGGCACTTACATAGTAGTTTTTTTGTGCAAATACAGTTGTACTGCATAATACTAAAAACATACCTAATAAATAGGTTTTTAATTGTTGTTTAATTAATATCATAGTTTATAATGTTAAAAAAACCGCTTAACTATTTAAGTTAAGCGGCTTTTGGTTGTTGTTATTTTTTTATAAAATGAATACCCTTTTCTCCTTCTACACCAATAATATATTTACCAGCTTTTAAACCAGATACAATTAGTGTTTCTGAATCATTTGTTGCTCTTTTTTTAAGAATTACATTCCCTGAAAAATCATACAAAATAATTTGCTTACCTACACTAACACCAGATACTGTTACGTATTCTTGTGCTGGATTAGGAAAAACAACAACTTTACTTTCATTGATTTTTAAAGCCACACTTGCGCTTTCAGAATTAGAACAACCCTCTAAAACTTCTTCTGATCCAGATCCTACAGGTTTAGTGTAAGTCTTAGAAAGTACAAACTTATCCATCTCAAATCCATCCTCTCTCATTGAAAAAGAAATTGTATGCACTCCTGCTGTTGGTACATCAATAAAGATTTTTTGCGCTTCGCCACAATGATTTGCATTTGTACGTTGCTTACTCTCCCAAGTCCATTGTTGTTTACCAGTACACCATTGCATTTTTTGCCCAGAAGCTGGCCAAGTTCCATTAATACCAACGTGTACACCGTTATCTTCAGATCCTGTAGAATGTGCTCTTACCCAAACAAAATATTTTCCTGGACTAGTAAACTTAACTTTATAATTTACTATTGCTATTTTTCCTGGTTCATTAGAAAAATTTTGAGCATTAAGAGGGTCGCTATGAGTTACTCTTGTATCTGGTAAAATTTCTAAATACCCATTGCCACTTGCTTCGCTATAGTGATTTGAATCTGGATCTGGAGTTGGAGTACCTGTTGTGGTTTCATTAAAAGTATACCATTTTCTATCGTCATCTTTAGATTGACTGAAAAAATGTTCTGCTTCTACAGCTACTACTCCATTTTTTTCTACAGCAATACAATCATTACCAGGTTCTACTGTAGTAACATCTTCTTCAAAAATTAGTTTGTTTACATTAAATAAATAACCAGAATCACCTGTAAAGTTCAATTGAAGTGTTTGCTCCCCCGCTTCTAAATTAACAGTTGCAGTTACCGTTTTCCAAGTTTGCCAACCTCCAGTATTTACTACAGTAAGCTCACCAATATTAGTACCATCTGCATCAATTTTAATTGTACCTCCTGTTGTATTTGTTGCTACTTTTGCCTGTATTTTGTAAGTACCTGCTTGCGCTACATTTACTTTATAATTGGTATAATCTCCATCTTCTATATAGCCTATGTTTTTTCCTCCACCAACATCAGATGTGTTTTCTACTTGTGTACCCAATTGATCTGTAAAGTCTTCTGCTTCTATAGTTCCAGGCAATAAAATATTGTTATTTACTGCTCCGTTAGCTTCATCGCATTCAACCTCTAAAATTAATTTAGGAGATGTAGCCCCTTCTTTAGATGAAAAAGACACATCATTACCCGCAGTTTGCTTTAGTATTAAAGTAATGGTTTCCCCAGGTGTTACATCAGTTAAGTTCCAATCATAAATACTACCTACACTATAAGTAGTGTTTAATTGCCCTAATTTTGTGCCTTCTGCAGGTTTGTTTGTGTTAGACAAATTAGCCTCTGTCCAGTTAGTAGAGTTTCCTTTAAAAACCTCTATTAAACCATTGCCAGAATCACTAGAAACTGTAAGTTGTAACTTTACACTTGTAACTGTTTTAGAGGTTGTAGGTACTGTAAACTTTAGGTAAGCTAGTCTTCTACCACTTTCTACTCTTAATTCTGCGTTGTTAAACCTAGTTGTTCCTTGCAAATAAGCATCGTTTGTTAAGGTAGATGTTAATACATTATCACAAACAGTATTGCCATCATCATTTTTGCTTGTAATTAACGCAACCCAGTCATTAGTATCTGGTGCTACCAAATTATTACCTAAGGTTGTTTTTGCTGATAAATTACCTCCTGCTCTAGGGTTAAACCACTGTACATTATACTTGTTATTACCACTTGGCAAACTTAAAGATGTACTACCGCCATTGGGTCTGTAAATAGCATATATTTTACCTTCTTTAGTAAATACATAGTCATTATTATCTGCCGTAACATTATCTGCAGAAATCATTTCTGTTAAGTATGGCTGTAAATGTGTATTAAAAAAAGAGAGCGCATAACTACCTTCTTTATACTTAGCGCCTCTTTTTCTATGATCTTGGCCATTAAGGTCACCATCATTACTAGTATAACCACTGTAATATTCTACACCAGCACCACCAGCTAAAAAAGTTGCCCAAAGTACTTTTTCTCTAACTTGTTTGTCCGAGACCATTATACCTTGTGATGCAGTACCTTGCTCATCATTTGCTACCACCCATTTTTTACCTGTATTTCTTGAGTTTATTACCCATCTACGTATATCTTTATGTACATTATTTTGACTTGTTTGTACAGACACACCTGTTAAGTTAGACTTGTTACCTATTAATGGGTTATACCTTTGGTCTTGCTGACCTGGGTATGTATGTAAAACAATATGGTTGTTATATGCATCTAAATTTTTAATATAATTTATAGTAGATTTTACCACTTCATCTTTAATGGTAGATTCTTCAGATAGGTTCCAGTTTAATGCTAAATGGTGTGCAAACCTGGCAATTAACTCGCGGTAGTATAACTTACGTTCCCTACCAAAAGTATGACCATCCATTTTTTCACAATTTTCTGTTTCCATTGTTTTAAAATGTAAGTACATACCTTTTTTATCTGCATACTCCATTACTTTCTCCCATTGGGCAAGTTTAGATACATCAAACCTATCTTTATGTAGCTTATTCCACTGTTCAGATTTGCTTGCGCTAGAGTAATCTGATGATGACCCTTTTAATATGTGTGGAAAAACAGCACCATCATCACCACCAGCTGCCCATGTTAAAAAAGAGATTACGTTGGCACCTTGCCCGTGCAAATAGTTTATAGATCCTAAAATACCTTTACCTTTACCATTGTTCCAAGTATACGCACTTGCATCTGTAGCATTATAGTCTGTAACATGTGCTTGCCAGGTTTTACTTTTATTACCACCAGCTGTATTGCCCGGTGTACCATCAAAATCTACATAATGGAAACGGTTTTCAGGAGAATCTGCCCCAACTTTTAAAAACCAAGCTCCGTTAGGGTTATTTGGGTTTGTACCAGTATGCTTAAGATAGTGTTCTCCCACATATTGTAGTCTACCCAAATCTTTATTTCTAAAGTCTCTGCCTGTTTTATTAGATTCACTAATGGTAAAACTACCTGTTGTACCATCCATAAAACCACCACTGCTACCGCCACTATTAATTGCAACGTTAGTACCAGATTTAAAAACTGCTGTCCAGTTCCAAAGTCCTATATCATCTGGCGTAAAATGTACTCTCCATTTATTACCAGAATTACAACCCGTATTTTCTGCGTTACCACAAGCTGCATAGTACCCAGGTACAGTAAAACTTCTGTTGCTGTTTTTGTGTGTAAAAGTTACGTCTAATCTGTAATCTGAAAAAGGATTAGGATTAGCGGTTTCTGATGTACTTGGTCCGTTAAAAGTTATTGATAATTTGTGCCATCGTTTTAGCTCTCCTTCTGGAGTTTGAGCACTTAAAAACATACCAAAAAGTATGAATACCGTTAATAGATGAGGTTTAAAAAATTTCATAGTAGTAAAATTTAAATTAAGAATTAAACAATTAGTAACAAACGACTTATGACTGTAAAAAAAGTTTAAGACTTTGTTTTTTACATTACTAAAAGACATATAAATAATAGCTTAGCTATGGCTTAAGTGTACAAACAACTATGCATAAGAAATTATTTAAGGCCTATGTAGTTTTGTTAAAAAACTGAACAGTAGAGTCACAAGATTCATTATTTTTTTATGTATCAACAAAAAGAATATTAAGTTAAAACATAGGTTATCCGTTATGTAGCTAATAGTATTAGCCCATTTTGCGCATTTAGCCTTATGAACAGACTAAATAGATACGCCCTATATTTTACCAAACAGTACTTTTTTAACTAGTACTAAAAGATGAAAAATGATAAAATGTTAAATAATGAGTGATTAAAGAATAATAAGCCCAAAGCTCGTTTTTAGCAATGTAGTAGAACTTAAGTACAATTGTTTTCATTTTGTAAATAATTAAGTTGATAAAAAAATTCTTTGGGGATACAGCAAAGGTAAGTTATTTCTTACTTAATAATAAAAAATAATTCATATAAATAAAAAAAATTAACAATAATTCAGAATTATAGAAATACAGTAGCTTAATAAATAATTAAATTGGGATTTAACCACTAATTTAACAAGAATTAACTTCTTTTTTACGTGTGCTTTTAGAGCTTAAAACAGTGTGCTAAAATTAACTTTAAAATTAACAATTGTACATTAAATAGTTAATTTACAAAACATTAACATTTTTAAGTCATAACTTTTAATGTACTGTAAGCTACCATCTATACAATAAATACTACTAATTACCATTAAATCTCTGCTTTTTATACTATTATAACAAAGTTTACAGTTTTCTGTACTTAATAAATCTTATTATAATTAGAAGTATTTTCGTAAATTCATGAGTACCATTTACCTTAGTTACATACTAACCCCTTTTTTTAACCTTACTTTATGGGAAAAAAACTAATTATAGTTTCCGTAATATTATTCTTACTAATAACAGTAATTATATGGAATGTTTCATATAATCAAGTACAAACGTACACTAATAACATAATATTAGTAGAAAACATAAAATCTAACAATAAACTAGTAGAAACAGAGTCTAAATTAAATGAGCTCTATAGTATTAGTAAAAAAAATGTGCTTTATATAAGTAAACTAATACAGTTAGATTTAAAAAGTAATACTTCTGCTGTAGAAATAGAAAAAAAGCTAAAAACTTTTATAGATATAGATCCCAATTACTTTCAGGCAAGGCTAATAAATAAAGAAGGTATAGAGGTTATACGCGTAGATATAGATTCTTTAGCTTCTTCTAATAAATACCAAGACAAGTCTAATAGGTATTATTTTAAAGAATCTATTAAAGCTAAAAAAAATGAAGTATACATTTCTCATTTAGATCTTAATATAGAGAAACAAAAGATAGAAAAACCTTACAGACCAACAATTCGCTTTTTTACTCCTGTATATGTAGATAATAAATTACAAGGAATTGTTGGGTTAAACTTAAATGCTAAAAATTGGTTTAAAAATTTAGACACTTACAACTTAACATTACTAAACTCTAAAGGAGAAGTTTTTTATGGTGACCATAACAATTTATACAAGCCCTCTAAGGTAGACTTAACAACAAAAGACGCTAAAGGAAACAATATATATATGTCTAAAACTGTAAGTTTAGAGGGCAACCACCCTTGGACTATATATACCAGTACTAAATTAGAAGATACAGAAAAAAACTTGGCTAGATTTAAATTTGAAACCTATAAAAATGCAGGCTTACTAAATTTAGGATTACTCATTTTTTTAATTATTGTATATTCTTTATATATTAAGAATGAAAATATATCTAACCTTAACCAAACTGTAGAAAACAGATTATCTGAAAGAGATACACTACTTAAAGAAATACACCACAGAGTTAAAAACAACTTACAAGTAATTACAAGCCTACTAAGTTTACAGTCTAGCTTTATTAAAGACGAAGAAACAAAAGCTCTTTTTAGGTACAGCCAGTATAGAATAAACTCTATGGCCATAATTCATGAAATGCTTTACAGGTCTAATGACTTAAGCAGAATTAATTATGGAGAGTATATGGAGCAATTAGCAAATACTATGCTAATATCTATGAAAGGTAATGATACTAACATTAAACTAGATATTAAAGCTACAGATTTGTATTTAAACTTAGACACCTCTGTACCATTGGGTTTAATGATTAACGAGATAATTACAAACTCCTTAAAGTATGGTTTTAAAGATGAAGAAGGAGGAACTTTAAGCATTGAGATTAAAAAATTAGTGTATCCTAATTTTTTATTACTAATAGGAGATAACGGAATAGGATTTCCTAAAAGCATCAATTTTAGAAACACTAAATCACTAGGATTAAAATTGATACACAAACTAGCCCTACAACTTAGAGGTAATATTGAAAAAGATAACTCTAAGAAAGGAACAAATTACATCATCACATTTCAAGAAATTGAACAAACATCATAAATTATGGCATTAAAAGTACTCATTGTAGAAGATAATATGATTATACAAATGTTTATAGAGAGCATAATAGAATCTATAGACGAAAATATTGTAAGAACCGCAAGCAATAGTAACGAAGCTATTTCTGCTTTGCGTTTTTTTTCACCAGACATTATATTATTAGATATAGGTTTAAGCGGAGATAAAGATGGTATTGAAGTTGCAGAGATAATAAATAAGGATTATAAGATACCTTTTGTATTTATAACAGGCAATTCTGATGCTTCTACTATAAAACGTGCAGAAAAAACAAAACCAATGCACATAATTCGTAAACCAATAGATGAAAATCAGCTTAAAGCAGAGTTTGAAATTATATGCAGTAAATTGACCGAAAAACCATAGGAAAGTGCATTTCAACTCAAAAAAGCGTTATTTAATCGATGAAATGACCTTTTTTAGCAAAAACCTATGAATATTTACTAGTACAGGTAACGGGTTAATTCTAGATCTTTGATGTAGTGATAATTTAACCCCTATCTTATGAAAAATTTTATAACCCACAAAGCAGCTATAGTATGTATTTCTACATTCTTCTGCTATTCGTTATCTGCACAAAATACAGTTGCAAGTAACGCTTCTAAAACAACTACTGTTGAAGTAAAAAAGAGAGTAGACAACTACAAAAAACTTAAAAGTTTAGGTTACACAGACAAAGAAATTTACGAAGATCTAGGTAACGCTAACTTTTTAGTAAAAAAGTATGAAACTGCCGCTTTTTGGTACAAAAAGCTAAAAGATGTTAGTAAAGACAAAATGCTAAACAAAAGCTACCAAGAGCGTTACCAATTTGCACTAAAAAAAGTTGGTGTTAGTACAACTAAAGATGCTCACAACACCAATAAAGATTGGATGGCTGCTGTAGCTAATGATTACAAAACTACTAAGCAAAAAAACAATACTACTTATACAGGTAAGTATGGTGAGTATAGTTTTAACCCAAAAGGAAACTCTTCTTTAGAGACTGTAACACAGCAAAACAATTATTTAGAAGAAATTACAGACAAGCACAACGCTTATAAAACACCTGTAGCAGTTACTGCAGATGGTAAAACAGCTTACTTTAGTAAAGGTGTTTATGTAAAGCCAGCAACTGGTATTTTCTCTAAAAAAGAATTGGTACATAAAATATATAGAGCAGAAAATGTAAACGGACAATGGAAAAACGTTAAAGAAATTGCTTTAGCTCCAAAAAATTACTCTGCAATGCACCCAACAGTTTCTGCAGACGGAAAACGTTTATTTTTTGCATCTAATATGCCTGGTACTTTTGGTAAGTTTGATATTTATGTTGCTTCAATTAAAGCAAACGGTGACTTTGGAGTTGCAAAAAACTTAGGTCAAAAAGTAAACACAGAAAAAAACGATTTATATCCTAAAATTGTAAACGGAAACTCATTATTTTTTGCTTCAAATGGTCACAAAGGCTACGGAGGATTAGATATTTACATGGTAGAAGTTGGTCAGCGTAAAGTTGGTATTGCTGCAAATTTAGGTAGCAGAATTAATAGTGATAAAGACGATTTCTCTTTGGATTTACAATCTAAAAACGGAATGGGCTACGTAATGTCTAACCGTGGACAAGGAAATGTAGAAAGAGTAGCATTTACATACACTAACAAAAACAGAGATTTTAACTCTCTAGAAGCTGTTAATGATGAATCTTCTATAAACTATTCAACATCTGTTTTTGAAGATTAAGACCCAAGTTATATAAACAACTTACCCCCTTAGTTTATATTTCTTTACTGTACTTAGGCAAAAAAGTACTTACATTTTTCACCCCAAAATAACCGTAATTTTTACTACTATGAAAAGTCAAGTTTCATTTACTCACAAAATCTGTTTACTAGTTTTAGTATCTATTTTACTAAGCATACAAACATTAACAGCACAAGAGGCTACAGTTTCAGAAAATAGTTCAAACAATTCTTATCACAATCAATTGTTTTTTAATAGATTTTTAATAAATCCTACCTTTTCTTTGGTAAGAGAAAACAAATCTTACTTAAACATTTTACACAGAAACCAGTACGCTACTTTTGATGATAATGTACAAAACTATTTTGTAGGTTTTAGTAGTAAAATTAACGACAATGCCGCTTTTGGTATTGGTATTTACAGCCAGTGGGCAGGTGTTGTACAAGAGTTTGGTTTTAATGCAAACTATGCTACAGCAGTACAGTTAAGTGAAAAAAGTAAACTTACTTTTGGTGCTAACGTAACTTACTTTAACGAAGGTTTAGATAAAAACAGAGTTATTGCAGATGATAACGATTTACAGTTAATAGATGCAAAAAAGGAAAGTAAATTAGCTATACAACCAGCTATTACACTATCTGTTGGTAGGTTTGATGTTGGTATCTACGCTAAAGATTTGGTAAAATACAACCAAACAACAAATGCTTTTTCTACTAATTTTAATGACAGAAGTGTTAAAGCATCATTACAGTACACACAACCGTTTAGCGCTACTAGAGGTTTATTTGCAGAAGGTAGGTTTATGCCACTTGTACAGGTTGGTAAAAATGAAAACGGAGGAATATCTTATGTAGGTTCTATGTTATTAGATTTACCTAAGTACGGATGGTTACAATCTACTATAGATAATGAGCACGGTATTTCTATGGGACTTGGTTTTAACTTAAACAACAAAATGTCTTTAGGTTATTTGTTAGAAAAAGATGTAATGAACAAGGAAACAGACTTAGGCTGGAACCACGAGTTATCTTTAGCATATACATTTAAAAATAACGGTCCTGCTTTTGCTACAAATGATAAGCAAGAGTCTTATGATAGTAAAGTAG carries:
- a CDS encoding PQQ-binding-like beta-propeller repeat protein, which translates into the protein MKIKQSFSEIVSFSLKENILININGNITELDGKKIGEINDARKSFKLNSDEIIILDSLNKPFYLFSGNLLIQNQRISTVTDKYFLTYSKKPRRYAIFDKQQMNCLFEANSSFGDVVLNDLIFSYNSGIIYCYNILSGEYILQFNLSNVEDKISSIIEFSGIHKNTLVCTLENGGVLGVDIDKAEQVFYFSNAQLRSGLYQKEEDSPIFIGLKHWTYLELNAETGELIKKVDLQPQLKVLGDIPKESPCWLSINTTKYENNLIYFFADKNYVGVFDIEKTEIIDFHQFNFLDKKTTLKSGAESLQIKGNEIYCLDTNNDLHILETTPLAQSSSSCRKE
- a CDS encoding right-handed parallel beta-helix repeat-containing protein codes for the protein MILIKQQLKTYLLGMFLVLCSTTVFAQKNYYVSASGNDSNNGTSAATPWKTINKVNSQKSKINAGDVINFNKGDVFYGSLDLKGKKGSSGKAIVLKAYGSGNKPILRAAKKINNWTRHNGNIWKTNLAKVNNGRIPSLFLNNQAQQIGREPNISAANGGYRTIKSHAGNNKSISEASSLPYASNRFKGGEITIRTTDDNVKVETVTSHGGTTVNFSLSDPSAGFENNIENNFGYFFQNHVNTLDQNGEWAHDTNAGVLYLYSNSNPNNLNVEIPAGDEALALNNTNYIKIQDLRVEGGLSQTLAISGASNLTITNCNFYNGNNYLSLGFTLSNIKVTNTVFEESNNVAIRWEGINGLTFTNNKVQNIGMRTGMGAPGFIGYTGVRFISKSGSSTNIIEKNTIKDIGYHALNFGGGNLKIRYNNISNYCYTKDDGGGIYSVGNKNGNNSIYNNMVHDSPGAIRGIPAGRGVKTAGIYIDNDSQNQLIYENTVYNIVGWGLMANLSSKNTIKDNTVYNCDNGLVLSTYNNSFGAGGSVAKSTNNTVTNNILFCKKPNQFSARYTNQITDAGFNTFLGDVNSNYYCMPFNGSKQISIRAGRQNTEYNLNEFKSKYPNYEKKGKGAPVTLAATANPNTFIKFVVNTTGVAKSVSLGSTDYVDAKHNNYTGNITVAPYSAIVLLKGKADAGSPVTSQLIDNGMYTIESVTSNQRLLSRALETFNAKMVNPGNYDDQKWIFTHLGDNVYTIKNKANNRFLEVPYAKCENGIQVATYTSAAGKHQQWKVIENGTNVYGLLPNHCQTQGLDRNNGTLNTNAITYTYEKRNGNQKWKIVPTTASLRSSEAVLTVYPNPASELIKVAGVKEGDKLVVRNMNGVVVKEMNATAEEAVIILDNLKTGMYIISIPGTESKQFYKQ
- a CDS encoding carbohydrate-binding protein produces the protein MKFFKPHLLTVFILFGMFLSAQTPEGELKRWHKLSITFNGPSTSETANPNPFSDYRLDVTFTHKNSNRSFTVPGYYAACGNAENTGCNSGNKWRVHFTPDDIGLWNWTAVFKSGTNVAINSGGSSGGFMDGTTGSFTISESNKTGRDFRNKDLGRLQYVGEHYLKHTGTNPNNPNGAWFLKVGADSPENRFHYVDFDGTPGNTAGGNKSKTWQAHVTDYNATDASAYTWNNGKGKGILGSINYLHGQGANVISFLTWAAGGDDGAVFPHILKGSSSDYSSASKSEQWNKLHKDRFDVSKLAQWEKVMEYADKKGMYLHFKTMETENCEKMDGHTFGRERKLYYRELIARFAHHLALNWNLSEESTIKDEVVKSTINYIKNLDAYNNHIVLHTYPGQQDQRYNPLIGNKSNLTGVSVQTSQNNVHKDIRRWVINSRNTGKKWVVANDEQGTASQGIMVSDKQVREKVLWATFLAGGAGVEYYSGYTSNDGDLNGQDHRKRGAKYKEGSYALSFFNTHLQPYLTEMISADNVTADNNDYVFTKEGKIYAIYRPNGGSTSLSLPSGNNKYNVQWFNPRAGGNLSAKTTLGNNLVAPDTNDWVALITSKNDDGNTVCDNVLTSTLTNDAYLQGTTRFNNAELRVESGRRLAYLKFTVPTTSKTVTSVKLQLTVSSDSGNGLIEVFKGNSTNWTEANLSNTNKPAEGTKLGQLNTTYSVGSIYDWNLTDVTPGETITLILKQTAGNDVSFSSKEGATSPKLILEVECDEANGAVNNNILLPGTIEAEDFTDQLGTQVENTSDVGGGKNIGYIEDGDYTNYKVNVAQAGTYKIQAKVATNTTGGTIKIDADGTNIGELTVVNTGGWQTWKTVTATVNLEAGEQTLQLNFTGDSGYLFNVNKLIFEEDVTTVEPGNDCIAVEKNGVVAVEAEHFFSQSKDDDRKWYTFNETTTGTPTPDPDSNHYSEASGNGYLEILPDTRVTHSDPLNAQNFSNEPGKIAIVNYKVKFTSPGKYFVWVRAHSTGSEDNGVHVGINGTWPASGQKMQWCTGKQQWTWESKQRTNANHCGEAQKIFIDVPTAGVHTISFSMREDGFEMDKFVLSKTYTKPVGSGSEEVLEGCSNSESASVALKINESKVVVFPNPAQEYVTVSGVSVGKQIILYDFSGNVILKKRATNDSETLIVSGLKAGKYIIGVEGEKGIHFIKK